The DNA window CGTGGTGCGTTGTTTGCCGTGTTGTTGGATCCGGATACATCGGACGAAGCCGCCTTTGTAAAGGCTGGCTCACTCGCTGCTGAAAATGGAGCGGACCTTCTCTTGGTGGGTGGTTCTTACTTGGGCAATTTTACGCTCCCGAAGCAAGTGGCGGCGCTCAAGGCTGCCGTGGATTTGCCGGTGGTGCTTTTCCCGGGTGGGGCTTCTCAGGTTGTTCCCGGTTTTGATGCCATGCTTTTTATGACGCTTGTGAGCGGTCGCAATCCGAACTACCTCATCGACGAACAGGTTCGCGGTGGTGCACTCGTGCGCGCGCTCAACATGGAAGCTATTCCGACGGCATACCAGCTCATTAACAGCGGTAAACGCACGACGGTCGAATACATCAGTGGCACGATGCCTGTGCCTGCAAACAAGCCCAAGCTCAGCATGGTGAACTCCATTGCTGCAGAACTCATGGGCATGCGTTATGTTTACCTCGAAGCCGGTAGCGGCGCCGAAGAACCAGTGCCGGTTGAACACGTTGCCTATACGCGCAAGGCCACCGAAATGACCATCATCACCGGTGGTGGCATCAAGGATCCGCAGACTGCGGCCGTCCGCGTTGCTGCCGGTGCGCAAATCATCGTGACCGGAACTCTCTGGGAAAAGGTCAACGATCCGGCGTTGCTTAAGGAATTCGCCGCCGCAATCCACGTGAAAGGCTAAAAAGCGTCGCCTGTGAGCAACGAGTGCCTCGTATTAACGAGGCTTGGTTGCGAGAGTGAGACGAAATTTTAATTGCGCCGAACGGTCTGTAAGTGTGTTGCAGCACTCCTCACGTACGTGAGTACGCTACGTCGTGCTGCGCCTGCTCTCGCTCGCTTTTACAAAGCGTCGCCTGTGAGCAATGAGTGCCTCGTATTAACGAGGCATGGTTGCGAGAGTGAGGCGAAATTTTAATTGCACTGAACGGTCTGTAAGTGCGTTGCAGCACTCCTCACGTACGTGAGTACGCTACGGTCGATAAGGCGCCTCGTCTTACTCGCTTTTATAACCTTTCGATCAGTGTGATGGAGCGTGTCATCCTGAGCGGAGCGCATAGCGCGAAGTCGAAGGATCCAGTGACAATTTTATAGAATATCCCTAATCCATAATTTTAAATTATGAATCCGATTGAAAGAAAGTATTAGTCAAAACGGCTAATTCCATCTACATTTGTGCCCGAAAAAAAGAGCTCTTGAAAAATTCATCGTAACGGTCGTCTCTGAAAATTCAGCAATTTTTAGAGACTCCCTAAAAAACAATCTTAAGGAGATTGAATATATGAAGTTCAAGTTCATTGGAATGGCGGCACTTATTATCGCTACGGCAGTACTGTTTGCCGCTTGCGAAAAAGTGGAAAACTGCCACTATGATGAAGTTGCCAAGACGCTCAAGTGCCAAGGTCAAACTTATGCTACCGTCGAAACGGGTGGCCGTATCTGGATGGCCGAAAACGCAAACCTCGTGAATTTCGATTCCAGCTATTGCTATGGAAACAACCTCGACAATTGCAAAAAGTATGGCCGCCTTTACGATTGGAAATCTGCAAATGATGCTTGCCCCACAGGTTGGGAACTCCCGAAACAGGCTGACTTTGAAAAAGCCGACTTGAAGTTGCTCAATATTAATAAGGATGGTTTCCGCTATTACGATGGAAAGTTCGCCGATGAAAATGTGAGCGCCAGTTTCTGGACTGCCGATGCTTTTGATGATTCCCGCGCGGTCATGGTTCGTATACAGGACAAAGTAACGTACGAACATTACAACAAGACCATCGCTGCTTCCGTCCGCTGCGTCAAGGTGAAGTAGTCTGCGGATTTTGATATTATGAAATAAAATCTTTGGGAAAGCAACATCCCGTGTCACTCTGAACGATATAGCCCCTATCAAGTTCGTTCAGGGTGACTTCTTTTTTTGGGGAAATGGCTGTGAAATGTGAAATTTCCCTCATTTTCGCGAAAAAGGGGTAATAATCGAGTTTGGACTCGTCTTTTTGATTTATAAATACATATATTGAAATTGAGAATGCCGTACGGGTTGTGCGGCATCGTTTCGAGGTTTTCGATGCAAAAACTTGTGATTGTTACTTATGTACTGAGGGGACTTGGCTTTATTTTAGTCCTGCTTGCACTTTTTGGCCATGAAATCATTTTAAATCTGTTCCCCGGTCTTGAGGGCATGTCCATCAATCCGATTTTCTATTCGGGCATTGTTGTTTACTTGATTGGTGCTGTCATTTATTTTTTCATCAACAAAAAAGAAAAGGCGGAACGCCGCCGTCGCGAAATTGAAGAATCTTATAAGAGAGCTGGCCTTGACGAATCGGATGACTCTGACGATAGCGCTGAAGCTCACGATAGTGACAGCGATGAAAATTCTTCTGAGAAGTGATTGCGTGTATGAGTGATTTTATGATTGAAATTGAACACCTGCACAAGACTTACCGCAGTGGCTTTACCATGAAGCCTAAGCTTGCGCTTAAGGATGTGAGCTTCAATGTCGAGGCGGGCAAGGTGTATGGCTTTATCGGACCTAACGGGGCGGGGAAGTCCACCACGATCAAGGTGTTGACGGGTCTTTTGAATTTCGATTCGGGCAAGGTGCTTGTAAACGGGATTAGTCCACGTGATTCCAAGAGCCGCCGCTACATTGGTTATTCTCCGGAACAGCCGTATTTTTATGATTACCTCTCGGGTCGCGAACTTTTGCGTTTTTACGGAAAGCTCGTGGGGCTCAATGGCGCCGAACTTGAATCCCGCATTGGCTGGGCGCTCGAACTTTTGCATGCGAACAAGGACTGGATTGACCGCCGCTTGCGTTCGTATTCCAAGGGCATGATGCAGCGCGTTGGCATTGCGCAGGCGATTCTTGGCAAGCCGAAACTTTTGATTCTCGATGAACCGATGAGCGGCTTGGACCCGATGGGGCGTCGTGACGTGCGCGAAGCGATTCAGCAACTCAACCGTGATGGCGTGACGATTTTTTATTCGAGCCATTTGCTCAGCGATGTGGAATCTATCAGCCACCGCGTGGCGATGATCGTTGATGGGAAAATTGTTCGCGAAGGTACGGTTGACGAGATTACGGAGTCGTGCGGCGTTGAATACCATGTTCGCGTTCGCGAGGCGATTCTGGGTGCGGACTTGCCGCGAGGCGTTTCTGCGACGGGACACCCGCAAGAATATATTTGCGCTGATGATGTGGCTCGTGACCGTTTGCTTGGTTTCTGCCTTTCTAAAGGAATTGCTGTAGAAAAGATGGACCACAAGCGTCCGAGCCTCGAAGATATTTTGACGGAGGAAATTGCCCGTGCAGACGCTTAAGCATATTGGCATTATTGCTCTCAATACGTTCCGCGAATCTATTCGCGACAAGATTCTTTATAATATCGTTTTTTTGGCGATTGCGCTTACGCTTTTTAGCATTGTGCTTGGCGAGTGGTCCGTGTTCGACCGCGCTTATGTGATCAAGTCTACGACGCTTTCGGTGATGGACCTTTCGGGGCTCTTGATTTCCATCTTTGTGGGTATTAGCCTTGTGCAAAAGGAAATCCAGCGACGGACTGTGCTTACGCTTTTATCGAAACCGATTAGCCGTGCCGCGTTTATTGTGGGCAAGTATTTTGGACTTTTGGCGGTAGTTGCCGTTCACTTGATTCTCCTTACGGGGATTTATTACGGTATTTTGTGGGTGACGAACTCTAGCCCGACGTTTAGTCTTTTAATGGCAATTTATCTGATATTCTGCGAAATGGCGGTCGTGATTGCGGTGGCGCTTTTGTTCAGTAGCTTTAGCAGCACGGTGCTTTCGGCGCTATTTACGCTGGGTGTTTATTTTGCGGGGCATTTGAGCGATCAGCTTTTGGAGCAGGTCCGTTTTGCAAGCCGCATGGGCGAACTCCAGAGTACCTCGTCTGCGATTCTTGAAAAAGCTGCGGTTGTAATTCATGCCGTGTTCCCTGGACTTTATCGATTTAACGTAACGAACTATGTTGTACATGGTGTAGCGCTTCCGGACTTGTATTTGTTCTGGAATTCTGTTTATGCGCTAGGCTATATTGGTGTATTCCTCACGATTGCAAGCTGGTGGTTCAGCCGGAGGGATTTCTTATGAGAAATCAGTATATGGCAAAGGTTCTCGTTCACAATAAAGTTGTGACCGAGGAACAGGTTAAGGCCCATTGGGGTGAAATTACCGATTCGATGGATATCGGTCAGGTTCTCGTTCATGCGGGAATCTTGAAAGAGTCCATGTATGCGAAGGTTCTTGCCTTTGTGGAAAACCTTGAGGCGAAAAATGCGAAACCTGCGGGTGCAGCAGCAAAGCCTGCAAGTGCTCCCGCATCTCCGGCGTCTCAGCCATCACCCGCGCCTGCGGCCCCTGCGCATGTTCAAGCGGCTCCAACTCCTGCGGTAAAGCCCGTTGCGGCGGCAGCTCCGCAGCCGGCTGAAGAACCGGCTATCAAGATCGAAGGCAACAGCAGCCTTTATGGTGAAGCTTCTTCCTCGACGGTTGTTATTGAAAAAGTCGAAGGTCTCGAAACGACGAGCATGGCGAGCGTGCAAGTTCCGGTCGAAACAGAAACTTCTACCGAAGAAACTTCTTCTGAAGAACTCCCGTCGCAGTTTGCCGTTGCCACCGGCGATGGCAAATCGATCGAGGCTCCCGATGTTTTGCACCCGATTACATC is part of the Fibrobacter succinogenes genome and encodes:
- a CDS encoding geranylgeranylglyceryl/heptaprenylglyceryl phosphate synthase, whose amino-acid sequence is MKPGKTELRLNAEIEKRGALFAVLLDPDTSDEAAFVKAGSLAAENGADLLLVGGSYLGNFTLPKQVAALKAAVDLPVVLFPGGASQVVPGFDAMLFMTLVSGRNPNYLIDEQVRGGALVRALNMEAIPTAYQLINSGKRTTVEYISGTMPVPANKPKLSMVNSIAAELMGMRYVYLEAGSGAEEPVPVEHVAYTRKATEMTIITGGGIKDPQTAAVRVAAGAQIIVTGTLWEKVNDPALLKEFAAAIHVKG
- a CDS encoding FISUMP domain-containing protein; this encodes MKFKFIGMAALIIATAVLFAACEKVENCHYDEVAKTLKCQGQTYATVETGGRIWMAENANLVNFDSSYCYGNNLDNCKKYGRLYDWKSANDACPTGWELPKQADFEKADLKLLNINKDGFRYYDGKFADENVSASFWTADAFDDSRAVMVRIQDKVTYEHYNKTIAASVRCVKVK
- a CDS encoding ABC transporter ATP-binding protein; this encodes MIEIEHLHKTYRSGFTMKPKLALKDVSFNVEAGKVYGFIGPNGAGKSTTIKVLTGLLNFDSGKVLVNGISPRDSKSRRYIGYSPEQPYFYDYLSGRELLRFYGKLVGLNGAELESRIGWALELLHANKDWIDRRLRSYSKGMMQRVGIAQAILGKPKLLILDEPMSGLDPMGRRDVREAIQQLNRDGVTIFYSSHLLSDVESISHRVAMIVDGKIVREGTVDEITESCGVEYHVRVREAILGADLPRGVSATGHPQEYICADDVARDRLLGFCLSKGIAVEKMDHKRPSLEDILTEEIARADA
- a CDS encoding ABC transporter permease; the protein is MQTLKHIGIIALNTFRESIRDKILYNIVFLAIALTLFSIVLGEWSVFDRAYVIKSTTLSVMDLSGLLISIFVGISLVQKEIQRRTVLTLLSKPISRAAFIVGKYFGLLAVVAVHLILLTGIYYGILWVTNSSPTFSLLMAIYLIFCEMAVVIAVALLFSSFSSTVLSALFTLGVYFAGHLSDQLLEQVRFASRMGELQSTSSAILEKAAVVIHAVFPGLYRFNVTNYVVHGVALPDLYLFWNSVYALGYIGVFLTIASWWFSRRDFL